Proteins encoded together in one Amblyomma americanum isolate KBUSLIRL-KWMA chromosome 1, ASM5285725v1, whole genome shotgun sequence window:
- the LOC144099651 gene encoding uncharacterized protein LOC144099651 has translation MHSASLKSAPPGPSDGSSPSSPRLSSPPCCRGATERGLGSCPGDCGRNMDSAKWSPGRPPLSEIYRGLAVSGGPCGSKRGGQAGDAGHCSRAPRRCPRRLHVRESAQPVRAVSRPPIHHRGTFTSKGTPPTAQARLPGIRGERRLFWATRLSPYAEGVVGWTCTASVTAATAKVLAVLQWGDSGGKGQRDLAHGDLGCFSPPTYVAPASGPP, from the exons ATGCACAGTGCCTCTCTGAAGTCAGCTCCGCCTGGTCCTTCAGACGGATCGTCGCCTTCTTCGCCGCGCCTCTCGTCTCCTCCGTGTTGTCGTGGCGCCACCGAGCGAGGACTGGGCTCCTGCCCCGGGGACTGCGGTCGCAACATGGACTCTGCAAAGTGGTCACCTGGGCGGCCACCGCTCTCCGAGATCTACCGCGGCCTAGCCGTCTCGGGCGGACCCTGCGGCAGCAAACGCGGTGGACAGGCAGGTGATGCCGGCCACTGCTCTCGAGCTCCACGTCGATGTCCACGGCGGCTGCATGTCCGGGAGAGCGCCCAGCCTGTCAGAGCCGTGAGCCGTCCACCCATACACCACCGCGGTACTTTCACATCGAAGGGTACTCCG CCAACCGCCCAGGCTCGGCTCCCCGGCATACGTGGAGAGCGACGTCTGTTTTGGGCCACCCGCCTGTCCCCCTACGCGGAAGGCGTTGTCGGTTGGACGTGCACCGCCTCCGTCACCGCCGCCACTGCCAAGGTGCTGGCAGTGCTTCAGTGGGGAGATAGTGGCGGAAAGGGCCAGCGGGACTTGGCGCACGGTGATCTCGGCTGCTTTTCCCCGCCCACTTAT